AACCAAAAGATACTGAATATCATGCATATCCCGAAAGTAGGCTCATTACTGTTACAAGATCTTTCTATCCTGCTGGGTCTACACAGGATTTCTACAGGTACACTCATGGGTGGGATGGAACAAAATACAGACTTGCAGAGATCCAAGATGATAGTAGTGGTAAAATTAATGTTACCAGTCAACTTAAAGGTGTTTCTGATGTAACCTCAGTTTCCGCCTATTACTGGGCTAGTGATACTAGTAAGGCACTCATAGTAGGAATTACAAAAAAGAGTGGTGGTAATAACACTACTTACtataccaagaatgttgGTGGTCATCCCCCCTGGCATACACTTTTTGGAACCTCTTATTCTGAACCTCTAGATGACGAATCCCTGGAGCAGACACTTGATGAGCTTAACTGTTATTTCAATAATGGTATCACCATTGACTTATCATATAGTAAATCTAAATCAGGAGGAAACTACTGCTGTCACAAacatgaaaataaaaagaataaaaaggGTGGGAGGATTTCTGTTGAAGAAAAGACAGTTTGTTGTCAAACACATTCTGGCTCTGCTACATTCTTCAAGCATGAATTTACCTCTGGTCATGGAGTTCAGCTAGCAGCTATTAAGTACAATGATACTGGtagaagaaggagaatAAATATTGACGGCCTTGGGTTACCTATCAAACAGTCAGGAAAAGTCTCTGTATTTTACTCTGATAGTAAGGATCCAGTTCTCATTTATGTAGAGTCGACTGGTAGACAAGATGTTACCGGTTGGTACAAGAAAGATCTTTCTAAGGGTGACGACAAACTCTGGACAAGAGTAGATGCTCCCATAGACATAACACCGGACAAGTTAGCTAGTCCTATAGACTGCAATAGTGAAGGC
This region of Theileria equi strain WA chromosome 1, complete sequence genomic DNA includes:
- a CDS encoding hypothetical protein (encoded by transcript BEWA_029160A), encoding MGGVKSKPQVTIKLLEKPKDTEYHAYPESRLITVTRSFYPAGSTQDFYRYTHGWDGTKYRLAEIQDDSSGKINVTSQLKGVSDVTSVSAYYWASDTSKALIVGITKKSGGNNTTYYTKNVGGHPPWHTLFGTSYSEPLDDESLEQTLDELNCYFNNGITIDLSYSKSKSGGNYCCHKHENKKNKKGGRISVEEKTVCCQTHSGSATFFKHEFTSGHGVQLAAIKYNDTGRRRRINIDGLGLPIKQSGKVSVFYSDSKDPVLIYVESTGRQDVTGWYKKDLSKGDDKLWTRVDAPIDITPDKLASPIDCNSEGFKKLIGVLKQLKCEGLQQCTMDPEHLGQDGVQREEVQKTAEQQTQQEEQERDRPQQQQTGSKPFSGPSAGAKAGISIASVGGVGIAAVTIWKWPKMMSFLIARM